A DNA window from Pseudomonas wuhanensis contains the following coding sequences:
- a CDS encoding UvrD-helicase domain-containing protein: MSDELAIKLNDCTTKGYVIAPAGYGKTHLIALAVRASSGRQLILTHTFAGVNSIKTKMAALGVAASKYQVDTIASWALRLCLAYPKTSGWKVENPTSKQWNKLYECCSGLLGKKFIRQAVAATYVGVYVDEYQDCSELQHALVCALAEFLPSRILGDPMQAIFDFDEGKPVDWDISVYPSFGCLGQLDIPWRWEKSGNPKLGAWLKEARKKIERGQKIDLLGERPPSVVRVHTDPEYLSSKQYSSLCNLLNHDESVIALHGGDQQSKNKTHLLARSMSGRFSSIEEVEGKNLHSFVKKFVAAKTVQAGFLLAVEFAKKCFTGVADALTAGTKRGEVANLRKGTRYPLVLKAANDYLNEPTSSHLKAFFLALKSNPETSAYRRDLLYRFLNVLKMHVDGEGATLAEAANTYQREMRHTGRPISHKKLIGTTLLVKGLEYDHAVILDADALNAKDLYVAMTRGSKSLTIIGTCRHLPAK; encoded by the coding sequence GTGTCTGATGAACTGGCGATCAAGCTCAACGACTGCACAACCAAGGGGTATGTGATCGCGCCTGCTGGGTATGGAAAGACACACCTCATTGCGTTGGCAGTGCGGGCTTCTAGCGGCAGGCAACTGATCCTGACGCATACCTTCGCAGGCGTGAACTCCATCAAGACAAAGATGGCCGCACTTGGTGTTGCAGCCTCCAAATATCAGGTGGACACGATTGCGAGCTGGGCGCTGCGACTTTGCCTGGCTTACCCCAAGACGTCAGGATGGAAAGTAGAAAACCCGACTAGTAAGCAGTGGAACAAGCTCTATGAGTGTTGTTCTGGTCTGTTAGGGAAGAAATTCATTCGTCAGGCTGTAGCTGCCACCTACGTTGGCGTCTATGTGGACGAGTATCAGGACTGCTCTGAGCTACAGCATGCGTTGGTCTGTGCCTTGGCAGAGTTCCTGCCCAGTCGGATCCTAGGCGATCCTATGCAGGCCATTTTCGACTTTGACGAGGGCAAGCCTGTGGACTGGGACATTAGCGTCTATCCCTCTTTTGGCTGTCTGGGGCAACTGGATATTCCTTGGCGCTGGGAGAAGTCAGGGAATCCGAAGCTTGGCGCCTGGCTCAAGGAGGCACGGAAAAAGATAGAACGGGGCCAGAAGATTGACCTGCTCGGCGAACGGCCACCTAGTGTGGTTCGTGTCCACACCGATCCAGAATACCTCTCCTCAAAACAGTATTCCTCGCTCTGTAATCTACTGAACCATGATGAGAGCGTTATTGCTCTGCATGGTGGGGATCAGCAGTCCAAAAACAAGACTCACCTTTTGGCCCGAAGCATGTCAGGACGGTTTTCCTCCATCGAGGAGGTTGAAGGCAAGAATCTTCATTCGTTCGTCAAAAAATTTGTAGCCGCGAAGACTGTCCAGGCCGGCTTCCTCCTCGCAGTTGAGTTTGCAAAGAAATGCTTCACGGGTGTCGCTGATGCATTAACGGCTGGCACCAAACGAGGCGAGGTGGCCAATCTTCGCAAAGGGACGAGATACCCCTTGGTCTTGAAGGCAGCGAACGACTATTTGAACGAACCTACAAGCAGCCATCTCAAGGCATTCTTTCTGGCTTTGAAGAGCAACCCAGAGACGTCTGCTTATCGTCGTGACCTGCTGTATCGCTTCCTCAACGTGCTGAAGATGCACGTTGACGGTGAAGGGGCAACTCTTGCAGAGGCTGCAAACACGTATCAGCGCGAGATGAGGCATACGGGACGGCCTATCAGTCATAAAAAGCTCATCGGAACAACTCTGCTGGTCAAGGGCTTGGAATATGACCATGCAGTTATCCTCGATGCGGATGCACTTAACGCCAAGGATCTGTATGTCGCGATGACTCGTGGATCGAAATCCCTCACTATCATTGGGACGTGCAGACACCTGCCAGCAAAATAA
- a CDS encoding ATP-dependent nuclease → MKIRKISIKNFRGVKELDWSLPTADIFCLIGKGDSSKSTILEAIRYTFYPQWNLTFSDSDFYQCRIENEITIEVTIGSLIEEFCALNKYGHHLRGWDAAALTLMDEPDDHLESVLTVRLTVEKDLEPKWIVVCDRNPEGAPFKQTDRNKVGVGLIGAYSERELSWANGTALAKLTEAQSLTELLANASRTARTSLDADRPATLKNFDAAAIKSQAIAKLLGVPVLDAYKAHLDLASINLKVGGLALHDGEIPLRQLGLGSRRMLQCGIQRAGLEEGHITLFDELEFGLEPHRITRLIKHIREDKRGQYFLTTHSPMVLRELTVKDLYIVHSKGGVVQIISAAQKGLEEHEVQGKIRSSTEAFLAKKVIVCEGATEVGFLRGFDDYQIENEKDPFSFHGVALLDAKGASKVKALAKAFKSLCYDVSVLADGDAEKQFSTADAAELVALGIPTYVWSDKLSLEERAFQDLPWDDVLASVKLAQDELFYPVYDQVRSQLLENLDKDIGTWTESPKLRTAIGVAAKNSGWFKDTTRGDLWFKAICLAFQDAAFGKKNLALELSKLWEWAERV, encoded by the coding sequence GTGAAAATTAGAAAGATATCGATAAAAAACTTTCGTGGAGTGAAAGAGCTTGATTGGAGCCTTCCAACGGCCGACATTTTCTGCCTCATAGGGAAAGGGGATTCTTCCAAGTCAACCATCTTGGAAGCAATTCGATATACGTTCTACCCTCAATGGAATCTCACCTTCAGCGACTCAGATTTTTATCAATGCAGGATTGAGAATGAGATAACCATCGAAGTCACGATTGGCAGCCTGATTGAGGAGTTCTGCGCGCTTAACAAGTACGGGCATCACCTTCGGGGCTGGGACGCAGCTGCATTGACGCTCATGGACGAGCCAGACGACCACCTGGAAAGTGTTTTAACCGTTCGGCTCACGGTTGAGAAAGATTTGGAGCCGAAGTGGATCGTGGTCTGCGACCGCAATCCAGAAGGTGCTCCTTTCAAGCAAACCGACAGAAACAAAGTCGGGGTGGGACTAATCGGTGCGTACAGCGAGAGAGAGCTTTCATGGGCGAATGGAACCGCATTGGCCAAGCTAACTGAAGCACAGAGCCTGACTGAGCTGTTAGCGAATGCGTCGAGAACTGCCAGAACCTCGCTGGATGCTGACCGGCCAGCCACCCTTAAAAACTTCGATGCTGCGGCTATAAAATCTCAGGCGATCGCGAAGCTCTTGGGTGTTCCCGTATTGGACGCCTACAAGGCGCACCTCGACTTGGCCTCTATAAACCTGAAGGTAGGCGGGCTTGCCCTACATGACGGCGAAATACCGCTGCGTCAGTTGGGCCTTGGATCGCGCCGCATGCTTCAGTGTGGAATTCAGAGGGCGGGGCTTGAAGAGGGCCATATCACCTTGTTCGATGAATTGGAGTTCGGCTTGGAGCCGCATCGAATCACCCGCCTCATCAAGCACATTAGAGAAGACAAGCGCGGACAATATTTCCTGACAACCCATTCGCCCATGGTGCTGCGCGAACTCACGGTGAAGGACCTTTACATCGTCCACAGCAAGGGCGGTGTGGTTCAGATCATTTCTGCTGCTCAGAAGGGGCTCGAAGAACACGAGGTTCAGGGCAAGATTCGATCAAGCACCGAGGCATTCCTGGCGAAGAAAGTCATAGTGTGCGAGGGCGCTACGGAGGTCGGCTTCCTGAGAGGCTTTGACGACTACCAGATAGAGAACGAAAAAGATCCGTTTTCGTTCCACGGCGTAGCGCTGCTGGACGCGAAGGGAGCCAGCAAAGTGAAAGCACTGGCGAAAGCTTTTAAATCACTTTGCTATGACGTGTCGGTGCTGGCTGATGGCGACGCGGAGAAGCAGTTTTCTACCGCCGATGCGGCAGAGCTTGTTGCATTGGGGATTCCGACCTATGTGTGGAGCGACAAGCTTTCACTTGAAGAGCGAGCTTTCCAAGATCTGCCGTGGGACGATGTATTGGCCAGTGTGAAGCTCGCTCAAGATGAGCTGTTTTACCCTGTATACGACCAGGTGCGATCACAGCTTTTGGAAAACTTGGACAAAGATATTGGCACGTGGACGGAAAGCCCCAAGCTACGGACCGCTATCGGTGTAGCGGCGAAAAACTCTGGTTGGTTCAAGGACACCACCAGAGGCGATTTGTGGTTCAAGGCAATCTGCCTGGCCTTCCAGGACGCTGCCTTCGGCAAGAAGAACCTTGCGCTTGAACTCAGCAAGCTTTGGGAGTGGGCAGAGCGTGTCTGA
- a CDS encoding AAA family ATPase, producing the protein MSEQIEPGTLTHAAQQRQRASQLAQAVRTELQKAVIGQNIVIDDVLTALIAGGHVLLEGVPGLGKTLLVRALARCFGGEYARIQFTPDLMPSDVTGHAVYDLQTEQFKLRKGPLFTNLLLADEINRAPAKTQAALLEAMQERQVTLEGRALPIAQPFMVLATQNPIEQEGTYPLPEAELDRFMLKVRMDYPDAEQELNMVRQVSRSTRADMLDVQPLRTVLQAKDVLALQRIASDLPMDDQVLDYAVRLARTTRTWPGLTLGAGPRASIALVRCARARALLRGGEFVIPDDIKGCALAVLRHRVRIAPELDIEGLEVDQVLKQLLDQVPAPRL; encoded by the coding sequence ATGAGTGAACAGATCGAGCCCGGCACACTGACCCACGCCGCCCAACAGCGCCAGCGCGCCAGCCAGTTGGCCCAAGCGGTAAGGACGGAACTGCAAAAAGCCGTGATCGGCCAGAACATCGTGATCGACGATGTGCTGACCGCCCTGATCGCCGGCGGCCATGTACTGCTCGAAGGCGTGCCGGGTTTGGGCAAGACATTGTTGGTACGCGCCCTCGCTCGCTGCTTCGGCGGTGAATACGCGCGCATCCAGTTCACCCCGGACCTGATGCCCAGCGACGTCACCGGGCACGCCGTGTACGACTTGCAAACCGAGCAATTCAAACTGCGCAAAGGCCCGCTATTCACCAATCTGCTATTGGCCGACGAGATCAACCGTGCCCCGGCGAAAACCCAGGCGGCGTTGCTCGAAGCCATGCAGGAACGCCAGGTCACCCTCGAAGGCCGAGCCCTGCCCATCGCGCAACCGTTCATGGTGCTCGCCACGCAAAACCCCATCGAACAGGAAGGCACTTACCCGTTGCCGGAAGCCGAGCTCGACCGCTTCATGCTCAAGGTGCGCATGGACTACCCCGATGCCGAGCAGGAATTGAACATGGTGCGCCAGGTCAGCCGCTCGACCCGGGCCGACATGCTCGACGTGCAACCATTGCGCACTGTGTTGCAAGCCAAGGACGTGCTGGCTTTGCAGCGCATTGCCAGTGATCTGCCAATGGACGATCAGGTACTCGATTACGCCGTGCGCCTGGCCCGCACCACCCGGACCTGGCCGGGGTTGACCCTGGGCGCCGGGCCTCGCGCGTCAATCGCGCTGGTACGTTGCGCCCGCGCCCGGGCCTTGTTGCGCGGCGGCGAGTTCGTGATTCCCGACGACATCAAAGGCTGCGCCCTGGCCGTTCTGCGCCACCGTGTGCGCATCGCCCCGGAGCTGGACATCGAAGGGCTGGAAGTCGATCAGGTGCTCAAGCAACTGCTCGATCAAGTGCCGGCGCCGCGGCTGTGA
- a CDS encoding DUF58 domain-containing protein: MKPTRLLLIWLAMLLAIGIVLGALRALDIAVPSSLLAINWGLLLALLALAIIDAIRLKRLPSPRAQRQMPGSLALGRWGEVRLDIEHDFAQPLNVHIFDHVPHGLDFEQLPLSAELQPGQQSQIGYRLRPLKRGHFTFEHCEIRLPSPMGLWSGKRLLNVVDNTRVYPDFARLYGGQLLAVDNWLSQLGVRQRQRRGLGLEFHQLREFREGDSLRQIDWKATARQRTPIAREYQDERDQQIIFMLDCGRRMRSQDDELSHFDHALNACLLLSYVALRQGDAVGLSTFASHQPRFLAPVKGTGQLNVLLNSVYDLDSTQRTADYQAAANQLLAKQKRRALVILVTNLRDEDDEDLLTAVKRLSAQHRVLVASLRENVLDEIRQRPVQTLDEGLAYCGAVNYLNASAQRHEQLSAHGVAVLQARPGELGAELVTRYLSWKKAAAF; the protein is encoded by the coding sequence ATGAAACCCACACGCCTGCTGCTGATCTGGCTCGCAATGCTGCTGGCCATCGGCATCGTGCTCGGCGCATTGCGGGCACTGGACATTGCAGTTCCATCGAGCCTGTTGGCGATCAACTGGGGACTACTGTTAGCACTGCTGGCATTGGCGATCATCGACGCCATCCGCCTCAAACGCCTGCCCTCCCCCCGCGCACAACGGCAGATGCCCGGCAGCCTGGCGCTCGGTCGATGGGGCGAAGTGCGACTGGACATCGAGCACGATTTTGCTCAACCGCTGAACGTACACATCTTCGACCATGTGCCGCACGGCCTGGACTTCGAACAGCTTCCCCTGTCGGCCGAACTGCAACCCGGCCAACAGAGCCAGATCGGCTATCGCCTGCGCCCACTCAAGCGCGGCCACTTCACCTTCGAACACTGTGAAATCAGACTGCCGAGCCCGATGGGCCTATGGTCAGGCAAACGTCTACTGAACGTCGTCGACAACACCCGCGTCTACCCCGACTTCGCCCGCCTCTACGGCGGCCAATTGCTGGCGGTGGATAACTGGCTCAGCCAACTCGGGGTGCGCCAACGTCAACGCCGCGGATTGGGCCTGGAGTTTCATCAACTGCGCGAATTCAGAGAAGGCGACAGCCTGCGTCAGATCGACTGGAAAGCCACGGCACGCCAGCGCACACCGATTGCCCGTGAGTATCAGGACGAGCGTGATCAGCAGATCATTTTCATGCTTGATTGCGGGCGGCGCATGCGTAGCCAGGACGATGAGTTGTCGCATTTCGACCATGCGCTCAATGCCTGTTTGTTGCTCAGCTATGTCGCGCTACGCCAGGGCGATGCGGTGGGACTGAGCACGTTCGCCAGCCATCAGCCGCGCTTCCTCGCTCCGGTCAAAGGCACTGGTCAACTCAACGTGTTGCTCAACAGCGTTTACGATCTCGACAGTACCCAGCGGACGGCCGACTACCAGGCAGCGGCCAATCAATTACTGGCGAAACAAAAACGCAGGGCACTGGTGATCCTGGTCACTAATTTGCGCGACGAAGACGATGAAGACCTGTTGACCGCCGTCAAACGGCTGAGCGCTCAGCACCGGGTGTTGGTGGCCAGCCTTCGGGAAAACGTGCTCGATGAAATACGTCAACGTCCAGTGCAGACACTGGACGAAGGGCTGGCCTACTGCGGCGCGGTGAACTACCTGAATGCCAGCGCGCAACGCCATGAGCAGTTGAGTGCCCATGGTGTTGCGGTGCTGCAAGCCCGGCCCGGGGAGTTGGGGGCCGAGCTGGTGACGCGGTATTTGAGCTGGAAGAAGGCCGCAGCCTTCTAG